The following proteins come from a genomic window of Bacteroidia bacterium:
- a CDS encoding YihY/virulence factor BrkB family protein, with translation MLKKIEFYLRKHPLSEALIFYLKKVVLPGFEGIPLYKVLLFFFKSIQKGYITTRASSIAFNFFLAIFPSIIFIFTLIPYVPIAHFQDNLIDILQDILPTDAFKATQATITDIVKHHHSGLLSFGFFATLYFSTNGVNAMITAFNTSYLITETRSFLMQRLVALFLFIVQSIIIFIAIALIVFTVFLLHKLHFQRALAFYLIKIGQWIIVFILFFLLISLTYFLGPANNKKWRFISAGATFATFLCIVTSIGFTYYVNNFGKYNKLYGSIGTLIVIMMWIYFNSINILLGFELNASISHAKHGNAKMSN, from the coding sequence ATGCTAAAAAAAATTGAATTTTATTTACGCAAACACCCACTAAGCGAAGCGCTTATTTTTTATCTAAAAAAAGTTGTACTGCCCGGTTTTGAAGGAATCCCGTTGTACAAAGTATTACTTTTCTTTTTTAAAAGTATTCAAAAAGGATACATCACTACGCGCGCTTCTTCCATTGCGTTTAATTTTTTTTTAGCGATTTTTCCTTCTATCATTTTTATTTTCACGCTCATTCCTTACGTTCCCATTGCTCATTTTCAGGATAATTTAATTGACATTTTACAAGATATTCTTCCGACGGATGCTTTCAAAGCAACTCAGGCAACCATTACGGATATTGTCAAACATCATCACAGTGGATTGCTTTCGTTTGGCTTTTTTGCGACGCTTTATTTTTCTACCAACGGAGTAAATGCAATGATTACCGCTTTTAACACCAGCTATTTAATTACAGAAACACGTAGTTTTTTGATGCAGCGTTTGGTTGCATTGTTTCTTTTTATCGTTCAATCCATTATTATTTTTATTGCAATTGCATTGATTGTATTCACCGTTTTTCTACTCCATAAACTCCATTTTCAGCGTGCTTTGGCATTTTATCTTATCAAAATTGGGCAATGGATAATTGTTTTTATTTTGTTTTTTTTACTGATTTCGCTCACCTATTTTTTAGGTCCGGCGAACAATAAAAAATGGAGGTTTATTAGTGCTGGAGCTACTTTCGCTACTTTTTTATGTATTGTTACGAGTATCGGATTTACCTATTATGTGAATAATTTTGGGAAATACAATAAACTCTATGGCTCCATCGGGACGCTGATTGTGATTATGATGTGGATTTATTTTAATTCTATAAATATTTTGTTGGGATTTGAACTCAACGCCAGTATCAGCCATGCCAAACACGGAAATGCTAAAATGTCCAATTAG
- the nadC gene encoding carboxylating nicotinate-nucleotide diphosphorylase translates to MRTTKHLPISEKKLISFIKNALREDIGDGDHSSLASIPLSAKGKAHLLIKENGILAGVALAKIIFQTADKNFFFKEHISDGTAVRKGDIAFIVEGSVHSILKTERLVLNCMQRMSGIATATHQLKIKCKGTKSTIIDTRKTSPGLRFMEKWAVVIGGGDNHRMGLYDMIMLKDNHLDYAGGIEKAIKATHLYLKKNKKKLKIEVEARDLKEVKKIISAGGIDRIMLDNFSIVDLKKAVKLINGKFETEASGGITEKNIRSYALCGVDFISVGALTHSVKSLDMSLKAI, encoded by the coding sequence TTGAGGACAACTAAGCATTTGCCCATTTCCGAAAAAAAATTAATTTCTTTTATAAAAAATGCCTTGCGAGAAGATATTGGCGATGGAGACCATTCTTCTTTAGCGAGTATTCCGCTTTCTGCTAAAGGGAAAGCACATCTTCTAATTAAAGAAAACGGAATTTTAGCTGGAGTAGCGCTCGCAAAAATAATTTTTCAAACAGCGGATAAAAACTTTTTTTTTAAAGAACACATTTCGGATGGAACTGCTGTTAGGAAAGGCGATATTGCTTTTATTGTGGAAGGAAGCGTCCATTCTATATTAAAAACAGAACGATTGGTACTTAATTGTATGCAACGTATGAGCGGTATTGCGACAGCAACACATCAATTAAAAATAAAATGCAAAGGAACAAAATCAACCATTATTGATACAAGAAAAACAAGTCCGGGCTTACGTTTTATGGAAAAATGGGCGGTTGTAATTGGTGGCGGAGATAATCATCGGATGGGTTTATACGATATGATTATGCTCAAAGACAATCATCTGGATTATGCCGGAGGTATTGAAAAAGCGATAAAGGCAACGCATTTATATCTGAAAAAAAACAAGAAGAAATTAAAAATTGAAGTAGAGGCGCGCGATTTAAAAGAGGTTAAAAAAATAATTTCCGCAGGAGGAATTGACCGAATCATGTTGGATAATTTTTCCATTGTTGATTTAAAAAAAGCTGTAAAATTAATTAATGGGAAATTTGAAACCGAAGCTTCAGGCGGAATTACAGAAAAAAACATTCGCAGCTATGCGCTTTGTGGTGTTGATTTTATTTCGGTAGGCGCACTAACACACAGTGTAAAAAGTCTTGACATGAGCCTCAAGGCGATTTAA
- a CDS encoding DUF4783 domain-containing protein — protein sequence MKKIILAMFLLFVSGIGAYADTADEVNAAVKEGNAQKISAFFNSSVDLKILEQEGVYSKSQAELIIKDFFAKHSVKSFVVVHKSSVKVDSQYIIGTLITSHGKYRTYFLLNKVNNKFYIQQFHIDLEDN from the coding sequence ATGAAAAAAATAATTTTAGCGATGTTTCTGCTCTTTGTATCAGGAATTGGCGCTTATGCAGATACCGCAGATGAAGTAAATGCAGCAGTAAAAGAAGGAAATGCTCAGAAAATTTCTGCCTTTTTTAATAGCAGTGTAGATTTGAAAATATTAGAACAAGAAGGAGTTTACAGCAAATCGCAGGCAGAATTAATTATTAAAGATTTTTTCGCGAAACACAGCGTTAAATCATTTGTAGTAGTGCACAAAAGTAGCGTGAAAGTAGATTCGCAATACATTATTGGCACACTTATCACATCGCACGGCAAATACAGAACCTATTTTTTATTGAATAAAGTAAACAACAAATTTTACATTCAACAATTCCACATCGATCTTGAGGACAACTAA
- the rlmH gene encoding 23S rRNA (pseudouridine(1915)-N(3))-methyltransferase RlmH, translating to MKITFIAIGKTTDEYIKTGFQLYENRLKHYLNFDFKILPELKNTKNVSLTEQKKAEGNLLLKELKPTDLLILLDEKGKSFSSVEFSTYLQQTMNKGFKNVVFAIGGPYGFSDEVYAKASDKIALSRMTFSHQMVRLIFAEQLYRAMTILKKEPYHHI from the coding sequence ATGAAAATTACATTTATCGCTATCGGAAAAACAACCGACGAATATATCAAAACAGGATTTCAATTGTATGAAAACCGTTTGAAACACTATTTGAATTTTGATTTTAAAATTTTACCTGAATTAAAAAATACAAAAAATGTTAGTTTAACAGAACAAAAAAAAGCAGAAGGGAATTTATTGCTCAAAGAACTCAAACCGACTGATTTATTAATACTTTTAGACGAAAAAGGGAAATCGTTTAGCTCAGTCGAATTTTCCACTTACCTTCAACAAACCATGAATAAAGGATTTAAGAATGTGGTATTTGCTATTGGTGGACCTTACGGATTTTCGGATGAAGTGTATGCAAAGGCGAGTGACAAAATTGCTTTATCACGTATGACTTTTTCGCATCAAATGGTGCGATTGATTTTTGCAGAACAACTATACAGAGCCATGACCATTCTTAAAAAAGAACCTTATCATCATATTTGA
- a CDS encoding class I SAM-dependent methyltransferase — protein sequence MYATHSACLLCNSDCLVELENYQHAYLVQCQKCNFVFGKRIPETTELIAHYQKYKRGGEISAITIKRYEELLDAFEKYRKTNKILDIGCGDGYFLEVAKKRGWQTFGTEFTDEAMETCVKKGITIHQGILNSANYSKDNFDVITSFEVIEHINNPQSELENIREILRLGGLFYFTTPNFNSISRLVLKQNWNVIEYPEHLSYYTPKTINVFFQKNNFRKIKLDTTGISIKRFKKSIQKNNFSNAQVDEDQELRGKIEQNILLKVIKNSINTLLSLFKMGDSIKGFYEKKI from the coding sequence ATGTACGCAACTCATTCTGCTTGTTTGTTATGCAATTCCGATTGTTTGGTAGAATTGGAAAATTACCAACATGCGTATTTGGTGCAATGCCAAAAATGTAATTTTGTTTTCGGAAAACGTATTCCTGAAACAACTGAACTTATTGCACATTATCAAAAATATAAACGTGGTGGAGAGATTTCTGCCATTACGATAAAGCGTTACGAAGAATTACTTGACGCGTTTGAAAAATATCGAAAAACAAATAAAATATTAGACATCGGTTGCGGAGATGGTTATTTTTTGGAAGTCGCTAAAAAAAGAGGTTGGCAAACTTTCGGTACTGAATTTACGGATGAAGCGATGGAAACTTGTGTAAAAAAAGGAATTACAATCCATCAAGGAATTTTAAATTCTGCCAATTATTCCAAAGATAATTTTGATGTGATTACTTCTTTTGAAGTGATTGAGCATATCAATAATCCGCAAAGTGAACTGGAAAATATTCGTGAAATTCTGAGGCTTGGCGGACTTTTTTATTTTACAACGCCTAATTTTAATTCGATAAGTCGATTGGTTTTAAAACAGAATTGGAATGTGATAGAGTATCCCGAACATCTTTCGTATTACACACCCAAAACGATTAATGTATTTTTTCAAAAAAATAATTTTCGGAAAATAAAATTAGACACAACTGGAATCAGTATAAAACGCTTTAAAAAAAGCATTCAAAAAAATAATTTTTCGAATGCCCAAGTTGATGAAGATCAGGAATTACGAGGTAAAATAGAACAGAATATACTTTTGAAAGTGATAAAAAATTCGATCAACACATTGTTGTCTCTTTTTAAAATGGGTGACAGCATCAAAGGATTTTACGAAAAAAAGATTTAG
- the galE gene encoding UDP-glucose 4-epimerase GalE, with translation MESKIIVTGGAGYIGSHTIIELLENTNFEVISIDNFSNSSAITFDRIEKITGKKVKNYNIDLCNQSEVEKVFETEKNIIGIIHFAAFKSVPESVENPAKYYHNNINSLLSILNAANKFNIEKIIFSSSCSVYGNIDKLPVQETTLLGKAESPYAYTKQIGETILRDYTIANKGLQVIALRYFNPVGAHKSALIGEFPINKPNNLVPVITQTAIGKIKKMIVFGHDYPTRDGTCIRDYVHVCDIASAHVIALKKIISDDISENFSTYNLGTGNGVSVLEAIHSFEKISGKKLNFEMGERRDGDVEAIYSDTSKSEKELGWKPKFDLDAMMETAWKWEQNLAE, from the coding sequence ATGGAATCTAAAATAATTGTTACGGGAGGTGCGGGTTATATTGGTTCGCACACGATTATTGAGTTACTCGAAAATACTAATTTTGAAGTGATTTCAATAGATAATTTTTCCAATTCATCCGCAATAACTTTTGATCGAATTGAGAAAATTACGGGCAAAAAAGTAAAAAATTACAACATTGATTTATGCAATCAATCGGAAGTAGAAAAAGTTTTTGAAACTGAAAAAAATATTATTGGTATCATTCATTTTGCCGCTTTTAAATCGGTTCCTGAATCGGTTGAAAATCCGGCAAAATATTATCACAATAATATTAATTCCTTACTCAGTATTTTAAATGCTGCCAACAAATTCAATATCGAAAAAATTATTTTTTCTTCTTCTTGTTCTGTTTATGGAAATATTGATAAACTGCCTGTTCAAGAAACCACACTACTCGGAAAAGCGGAATCTCCTTATGCTTACACGAAACAAATTGGTGAAACTATTTTACGCGATTATACTATTGCCAATAAAGGACTTCAAGTAATTGCTTTACGTTATTTTAATCCGGTGGGCGCACATAAATCCGCTTTAATTGGAGAATTTCCGATTAACAAGCCCAATAATTTGGTTCCTGTAATTACGCAAACGGCTATCGGAAAGATAAAAAAAATGATTGTTTTCGGACACGATTATCCAACGCGTGATGGAACGTGTATTCGTGATTACGTGCATGTTTGCGATATTGCTTCGGCTCATGTTATTGCGTTGAAAAAAATAATTTCCGATGACATTTCTGAAAATTTTTCCACCTATAATTTAGGAACAGGAAATGGCGTAAGTGTTTTGGAAGCCATTCATTCTTTTGAAAAAATAAGTGGTAAAAAATTAAATTTTGAAATGGGCGAAAGGCGTGATGGCGATGTAGAAGCGATTTATTCCGACACTTCGAAATCAGAAAAAGAATTGGGTTGGAAACCGAAATTCGATTTGGATGCGATGATGGAAACGGCTTGGAAATGGGAACAAAATTTAGCTGAATAA
- a CDS encoding glycosyltransferase: protein MIPKKNILILTYWDYQDALIQTYTLPYVRIIAEQISSENKLFLVTLDKKKSQKETTRTENNIENISILYQPLGWRGLIMWIRTVFQLILLIREQKISIIHAWCTPAGGMGYILSVLTGTKLIIDSFEPHAEAMVENGSWKKSSIAFKLLFKLEKLQANRALYLISATEEMKKYAKEKYNYQKDNFFVKPACVDLYMFSDKNIKNEKLLNDLNFKNKIVCVYAGKFGGIYLENEVFDFFKVAENYWKNNFRVLLLSSQSKDEINTMIEKSGLQKETIVHQFVPHKQIPNYIGLADFAITPVKSVSTKKYCTPIKDGEYWALGLPIVITKNISEDSDIIRENKIGSVLEELNPEAYLKSIKEIDALLKNNSRNELYNKIRPIAEKYRNFEIAEKVYKQIYGI, encoded by the coding sequence TTGATTCCGAAAAAAAATATTTTAATTCTAACTTATTGGGATTATCAAGATGCTTTGATACAAACTTATACGCTTCCTTATGTGAGAATAATTGCTGAACAAATTTCCTCCGAAAACAAATTATTTTTAGTTACACTTGATAAAAAAAAATCTCAAAAAGAAACAACTCGGACAGAAAATAATATTGAAAATATCAGTATTTTATACCAGCCTTTAGGCTGGCGAGGATTAATTATGTGGATAAGAACAGTATTCCAATTAATTCTATTAATTCGCGAACAAAAAATTTCTATTATCCATGCTTGGTGCACTCCCGCTGGAGGAATGGGATATATATTATCTGTTTTGACAGGAACAAAATTAATTATTGATAGTTTTGAACCACATGCGGAAGCGATGGTCGAAAATGGCTCTTGGAAAAAAAGTAGTATTGCCTTTAAGTTACTTTTTAAACTCGAGAAGTTACAAGCAAATCGTGCATTGTATTTAATTTCAGCTACAGAAGAGATGAAAAAATATGCGAAAGAAAAATACAATTATCAAAAAGATAATTTTTTCGTGAAGCCTGCTTGTGTTGATTTATATATGTTTTCCGACAAAAATATCAAAAATGAAAAATTACTAAATGATTTAAATTTTAAAAATAAAATAGTATGTGTTTATGCTGGGAAATTTGGTGGAATTTATTTAGAAAATGAAGTGTTTGATTTTTTTAAAGTGGCAGAAAATTACTGGAAAAATAATTTTCGAGTGCTATTGCTTTCATCGCAAAGTAAAGATGAAATTAATACCATGATTGAAAAATCAGGATTACAAAAGGAAACAATTGTACACCAATTTGTTCCACATAAACAAATTCCTAATTATATTGGATTGGCTGATTTCGCTATCACTCCTGTAAAATCAGTGTCGACAAAAAAATATTGCACTCCTATAAAAGATGGTGAATATTGGGCTTTAGGTTTGCCGATTGTCATTACAAAAAATATTTCGGAAGATTCAGATATTATTCGTGAAAATAAAATTGGGAGTGTGTTGGAAGAACTAAATCCAGAAGCGTATCTAAAATCAATTAAAGAAATAGATGCTTTATTGAAAAATAATTCGCGAAACGAGTTGTATAATAAAATTAGACCGATTGCCGAAAAGTATCGTAATTTTGAAATCGCTGAAAAAGTGTATAAACAAATTTATGGAATCTAA
- a CDS encoding glycosyltransferase: MENNIFFTVIIPTYNRAHLIENTLKSTLEQTYAYYEIIVVDDGSTDNTEEIIKSINSKRIVYYKKSNAERGAARNFGTKLAKGNYITFLDSDDVFYPNHLEVANEIIRKNNFPEIIHLRYEIKKTNGDVIRKMPVCEGNINTKLIEGNLMSCQGVFLRKGIAQQNLFSEDRELAVMEDWELWLRLACKYKIHCNNVITSAIINHDERSVLQTDKNKLIERIDLFMKMVLQNSEIVSYYKNDLHKFKSSCYTYVALHLALVKKNKITAIYYLLKGIKVNQKIIFSRRFFAILKHLVF, encoded by the coding sequence ATGGAGAATAATATTTTTTTTACAGTAATTATCCCTACTTATAATCGAGCGCATTTAATTGAAAACACTTTAAAAAGTACACTTGAACAAACTTATGCTTATTATGAAATTATTGTTGTTGATGATGGCAGTACCGACAATACCGAAGAAATTATAAAATCGATCAACAGCAAAAGAATTGTATATTATAAAAAATCAAACGCAGAGCGCGGCGCAGCAAGAAATTTTGGAACAAAATTGGCAAAAGGAAATTATATCACTTTTCTAGATTCAGACGATGTTTTTTATCCCAACCATTTAGAGGTTGCGAACGAAATCATTAGAAAAAATAATTTTCCTGAAATTATTCATCTTCGTTACGAAATAAAAAAAACAAATGGAGATGTTATTCGAAAAATGCCTGTGTGTGAGGGTAATATCAACACAAAATTAATTGAAGGTAATTTAATGAGTTGTCAAGGCGTTTTTTTGCGAAAAGGAATTGCACAACAAAATTTATTTAGTGAAGATAGAGAATTAGCTGTCATGGAAGATTGGGAATTATGGCTGCGTTTAGCTTGTAAATACAAAATACATTGCAACAATGTTATTACTTCTGCTATTATTAATCACGATGAGCGCAGCGTTTTACAAACCGATAAAAATAAATTAATAGAAAGAATAGACTTATTTATGAAAATGGTTTTACAGAATTCAGAAATCGTTTCGTATTATAAAAATGATTTGCATAAATTCAAATCGAGCTGTTATACCTATGTTGCCTTACATTTAGCACTTGTGAAAAAAAATAAAATAACTGCTATCTATTATTTATTAAAAGGAATAAAAGTTAATCAGAAAATTATTTTTTCGAGACGTTTTTTTGCAATACTAAAACATTTGGTATTTTGA
- a CDS encoding glycosyltransferase family 4 protein, translating into MKKIAYIISSVNKSVAFEWIAEDIDSSKFELFFILLNNQNSPLENFLIKKDIPTFRVNYKNKNDIPLAIFKIMRILKQKKIDIVHCHLFDACIVGLTAAKILGIKKRIHTRHNATIHHQYHPQAVKYDKYINSISTDIIAISENVKNILVEMEHVNPSKIILIHHGFQLEEFENISQERIENVIARNFSLKPKSPVIGVISRYIHWKGIQYIIPAFKKIIEIYPNAHLVLANAGGPYKNEIETLLSELPKNNYTEINFEEDIFALYQLFDIFVHAPIDEKSEAFGQVYIETMAAGVPSVVSLSGIAADYIKHNENALVVPFKNSEQIATNIIQLIENLPLKEKIIEEGKKSIKKIFSMDVMITKLEKLYGE; encoded by the coding sequence TTGAAAAAAATAGCTTACATAATTTCCTCTGTCAATAAATCCGTTGCTTTTGAATGGATTGCTGAGGATATTGATTCATCTAAGTTTGAACTTTTTTTTATACTTTTAAATAATCAAAATTCGCCTTTAGAAAATTTTTTAATCAAAAAAGATATTCCTACGTTTCGTGTAAATTATAAAAACAAAAATGATATTCCGCTTGCTATTTTTAAAATAATGAGAATATTAAAGCAGAAAAAAATAGATATTGTTCATTGTCATTTATTTGATGCGTGCATTGTTGGCCTTACTGCGGCAAAAATATTGGGCATAAAAAAAAGAATTCACACGCGGCACAACGCAACCATTCATCATCAATATCATCCACAAGCAGTTAAATACGATAAATACATCAATTCAATTTCTACTGATATTATCGCCATTAGCGAAAATGTAAAAAACATTTTGGTAGAAATGGAACATGTGAATCCAAGTAAAATAATATTGATACATCACGGATTCCAATTAGAAGAATTTGAAAATATTTCGCAAGAGAGAATTGAAAATGTAATTGCGCGAAATTTTAGTTTGAAACCGAAATCTCCCGTAATTGGAGTAATTTCAAGGTACATTCATTGGAAAGGAATCCAATATATTATTCCCGCATTTAAAAAAATAATTGAAATATATCCCAATGCACATTTGGTATTGGCAAATGCAGGCGGTCCGTATAAAAATGAAATTGAAACATTATTAAGCGAGCTACCAAAAAATAATTACACAGAAATAAATTTTGAAGAAGATATATTCGCGCTCTACCAACTCTTTGATATTTTTGTTCATGCTCCGATCGATGAAAAAAGTGAAGCCTTCGGACAAGTATATATTGAAACAATGGCGGCAGGAGTTCCATCGGTTGTGTCATTGTCAGGCATTGCAGCTGATTATATAAAACACAATGAAAACGCACTTGTTGTTCCATTTAAAAATTCAGAACAAATTGCAACGAATATAATACAACTGATAGAAAATTTACCCTTAAAAGAAAAAATAATTGAAGAAGGAAAAAAAAGTATAAAAAAAATATTTTCGATGGATGTAATGATTACTAAATTAGAAAAGCTTTATGGAGAATAA
- a CDS encoding glycosyltransferase yields MSITVVIPTYNRVGKLIQTLDSLKNQTCSNFNVLVMDDGSLDDTFQKIQHIKNTYPYKIDIYTQVNSGASKANNNALSRIKEGLIILLDDDIIASDNLIQKHIEHHEKYPQCLLSGAANTVQDSISTDIEKYKIHMENEWKKITNNGTEPLKVNFENFVITTANMSFTKEVFEAIGNFDETLRDGYDFEFGLRALCKNIPSYFDLNITSIHNDKITLRYYAKRQRCYIESKKKIFADNPDYKSFFKKETDYKINFLRKLIYQILKSNFSVNFIENSSLFKILPQQIRYKFYGSTIAALSLEL; encoded by the coding sequence ATGAGTATTACTGTTGTAATTCCTACTTACAATCGCGTTGGAAAATTAATCCAAACACTTGATTCGCTCAAAAATCAAACTTGTTCGAATTTTAATGTTTTGGTAATGGATGACGGATCTCTGGATGATACTTTTCAAAAAATCCAGCATATTAAAAACACTTATCCATACAAGATAGATATTTATACACAAGTAAATTCGGGAGCATCAAAAGCAAATAATAATGCGCTATCAAGAATAAAGGAAGGCTTGATAATTTTATTGGATGACGACATTATTGCTTCAGATAATTTGATTCAAAAACACATTGAACATCACGAAAAATATCCGCAATGTTTATTATCTGGTGCGGCAAATACAGTTCAAGATTCCATTTCAACAGATATAGAGAAATATAAAATACACATGGAAAATGAGTGGAAAAAAATTACCAATAATGGAACAGAGCCTTTAAAAGTGAATTTTGAAAATTTTGTTATTACTACCGCTAATATGTCTTTTACAAAAGAAGTTTTTGAAGCAATAGGTAATTTTGATGAAACACTTAGAGATGGTTATGATTTTGAATTTGGATTGCGCGCTTTGTGTAAAAACATTCCATCGTATTTTGATTTAAATATAACATCTATTCATAATGATAAGATTACGTTAAGGTATTATGCGAAACGGCAAAGATGTTATATCGAATCGAAAAAAAAAATTTTTGCAGACAATCCAGATTATAAAAGCTTTTTCAAAAAAGAAACGGATTATAAAATTAATTTTTTACGTAAACTAATTTATCAAATATTGAAGTCAAATTTTTCTGTTAATTTTATTGAAAATTCCAGTTTGTTTAAGATTCTGCCTCAACAAATAAGATACAAATTTTACGGAAGCACGATTGCGGCATTGAGCTTGGAATTGTAA
- a CDS encoding glycosyltransferase, translating into MDQPLVTVLMPAYNASSFLEEAIESILNQTYKNIDFLIINDGSTDNSLTIINNYKDSRIRVISYKENRGIIETLNDGLTKAKGKYIARMDADDYSMPQRILKQVQLLENNPRVGIVGTYIQKNKKQVYRKRILNSNEIKARLFFDNILSHPTIMFRSDILKKSNLNYDKNYPHAEDYAFWINAFDSTDYALIPEMMLRYRQHAEQISVVKRETQLASVFDVHSNLFSKMGINPNKKESYIHQKIFFIDYSYEPEFLTSVENWLLKLKNANNKITLFPISDFNNVLAWVWFEICTDFASKGFKTLQKYRQSNLYISEACSKYYFNKFRLKNKFSRKKI; encoded by the coding sequence ATGGATCAGCCTTTAGTAACTGTTTTAATGCCCGCTTACAACGCATCTTCATTTTTAGAAGAAGCGATTGAAAGTATATTGAATCAAACATATAAAAACATTGATTTTTTGATTATAAATGATGGTTCTACAGACAATTCGTTAACAATTATAAACAACTATAAAGATTCGAGAATTCGGGTTATTAGCTATAAAGAGAATCGTGGAATTATTGAAACATTGAATGATGGATTAACAAAGGCAAAAGGTAAATACATTGCAAGGATGGATGCAGATGATTACAGTATGCCTCAGCGAATTCTCAAGCAAGTACAACTGCTTGAGAATAATCCTCGAGTTGGAATTGTAGGTACTTATATTCAGAAAAATAAAAAACAAGTGTATCGTAAGCGTATTTTAAATTCAAATGAAATTAAAGCAAGATTATTTTTTGATAATATTTTATCGCATCCAACCATTATGTTTCGTTCGGATATTCTAAAAAAATCAAATCTGAATTACGATAAAAATTATCCTCATGCAGAAGATTATGCTTTTTGGATAAACGCTTTTGATAGCACGGATTACGCGTTAATTCCCGAAATGATGTTGCGTTATAGACAACATGCTGAGCAAATTTCGGTAGTAAAAAGGGAAACTCAATTAGCATCGGTATTTGATGTTCATTCCAATTTATTTTCAAAGATGGGAATTAATCCTAATAAAAAAGAATCGTACATTCATCAAAAAATATTTTTTATTGATTACAGCTATGAGCCTGAATTTTTAACAAGTGTTGAGAATTGGTTGTTGAAATTAAAGAATGCAAATAATAAAATAACTTTGTTTCCGATAAGTGATTTTAACAATGTATTAGCTTGGGTCTGGTTCGAAATTTGTACCGATTTTGCATCAAAAGGATTCAAAACTTTGCAAAAATATAGACAATCAAACCTCTATATTTCAGAGGCTTGTTCCAAATATTATTTTAATAAATTTAGACTAAAAAATAAATTTTCACGAAAAAAAATATGA
- a CDS encoding alpha-1,2-fucosyltransferase, protein MIVVRFQGGLGNQLFQYALALSIKKKLNAQIAIDVSFYDSEFTSAGATKRVLYLDEFTIQQIPRIQSSEEILNPQIVSKLKRFLERNLLPYYKNSYVIESKKGFDSNMVKIPVNSYLEGFWQSYLYFKEIEIQLRQDLHLKKTITPFAQDLLSKIKKYKNSIAVHVRRGDYINKYNHFYTILSSDYYDKALEYIINYSKENAFGIFIFSDDIAWCRENLKFETESIFVSHENLGEVEELFLMQNCSHNIIANSTFSWWGAWLNTNPNKIVVAPKKWFKKPDNNFDSTIYPASWISL, encoded by the coding sequence ATGATTGTAGTTCGTTTTCAAGGAGGCTTAGGAAATCAGCTTTTTCAGTACGCATTGGCGTTAAGCATAAAGAAAAAATTAAACGCACAAATTGCTATTGATGTATCTTTTTATGATTCTGAATTTACAAGTGCCGGAGCAACAAAACGTGTTTTATATTTAGATGAGTTTACAATACAGCAAATTCCAAGAATACAATCTTCAGAAGAAATTTTAAACCCGCAAATCGTTTCCAAATTGAAACGATTTCTGGAAAGGAATTTATTACCCTATTACAAAAACAGTTACGTTATCGAATCTAAAAAAGGTTTTGATTCAAATATGGTTAAAATTCCAGTAAATTCTTATTTAGAAGGCTTTTGGCAATCATATTTGTATTTTAAAGAAATTGAAATACAGTTAAGGCAAGACTTGCATTTAAAAAAAACAATAACACCTTTTGCACAAGATCTGTTAAGTAAAATTAAAAAATATAAAAATTCAATTGCTGTACATGTTAGAAGGGGTGATTATATTAATAAATATAATCACTTTTACACAATTCTTTCTTCCGATTATTACGATAAAGCATTAGAATATATAATAAATTACAGCAAAGAAAATGCTTTTGGAATATTTATTTTTTCGGACGACATAGCGTGGTGTCGTGAAAATTTGAAATTTGAAACCGAATCAATTTTTGTCAGCCATGAAAATTTAGGGGAAGTGGAAGAATTATTTTTAATGCAAAATTGTTCGCACAATATAATTGCCAACAGCACATTTTCTTGGTGGGGTGCATGGCTCAATACAAATCCGAATAAAATTGTTGTAGCACCTAAAAAGTGGTTTAAAAAACCGGATAATAATTTTGATTCGACTATATACCCAGCATCATGGATCAGCCTTTAG